A section of the Shimia isoporae genome encodes:
- a CDS encoding RidA family protein, whose translation MSMIEARLKDLGLELPAATVIPAAVHLPFSLVNQRDDRLLISGHPKSNADGSIGGPFGQLGADMTTEEGYQASRDIALAVLANVKAEIGDLDRIAGWVRVFGMVNSAPGYSEQHLVINGFSDVVLDVFGPDVGRHARSAIGTAGLPMNFAIEVEAEVVLRD comes from the coding sequence ATGTCGATGATTGAAGCGCGTCTCAAAGACCTTGGGCTCGAACTCCCCGCTGCCACTGTCATCCCTGCAGCGGTGCATTTGCCGTTCTCGCTGGTCAACCAGCGGGACGACCGGCTGTTGATTTCCGGGCATCCCAAATCAAATGCGGATGGAAGCATTGGTGGGCCATTCGGGCAACTTGGCGCGGATATGACCACCGAAGAGGGCTATCAAGCATCTCGCGACATTGCTCTGGCGGTGCTCGCGAATGTGAAGGCCGAGATTGGCGATCTGGACCGCATAGCCGGATGGGTGCGTGTTTTTGGCATGGTCAACTCGGCGCCGGGCTATAGCGAACAACATCTGGTGATCAATGGGTTCAGCGATGTGGTGCTTGACGTTTTCGGGCCTGATGTGGGACGCCATGCGCGCTCCGCAATTGGTACGGCGGGATTGCCGATGAATTTTGCAATCGAGGTTGAGGCCGAAGTCGTTTTGCGCGACTGA
- a CDS encoding indolepyruvate ferredoxin oxidoreductase family protein: protein MTKASHEFKGYALSDRYDRTEGRVFLTGTQALARIMFDQARRDREAGLNTAGFISGYRGSPLGGLDLEFWREKQRVSDNNITFMPAVNEDLGATAVLGAQQAVLDPDCEVEGVFSMWYGKGPGVDRSGDALKHGNAYGSSDKGGVLVVAGDDHGCVSSSMPHQSDVAFMSWFMPTLNPASVDEYQAFGEYGIALSRFTGTWVGFKAISETVESGRSVEIVPDRKFVPPAFDMPPGGLHVRPSDLPSPEIETRIGHKLRAVEAFVEANPIDERIYDIPEARFGVVTTGKGHLDLMEALRLLGLDENACRRLGIDIYKVGMVWPLARRDALAFVRGKTEVLVVEEKRGIIESQFKEYFYDWPGDKPEKMVGKHRAVGDPLLPWTGELSPLQLVPVVAERLHRLFPEERLLEKAKALTEEKPPVLNVAGATRTPYFCSGCPHNTSTKVPEGSKALSGIGCHVMASWMDRNTGGYAQMGGEGVPVAVAQKYNGKKHVFQNLGEGTWYHSGSLAIRQAVASEANITFKVLFNDAVAMTGGQPVDGPVSVQGIIWNARAEGVSRIALVSDDIGKFTKSDFPPDTSFHDRKDMDPVQRELREIEGVTLLVYEQTCATEKRRRRKRGTKEDPDTFAVINELVCEGCGDCSVESNCLSVEPVETEFGRKRKINLSTCNKDFSCLNGFCPSFVTVTGAKRRKKDGSDVDLPALLAGVPSPTVPSLDKPFDLLVTGVGGTGVVTVGALITMAAHLEGLGSSVLDFTGFAQKFGTVLGYVRLASSPEAVNQVRIEQGSADAVIGCDVVVSSAPKASMHYRKGAQVVLNTASMPTGDLVLNRDADLKIGIREQVIRKAVGAENVRAMDANKMAERLMGDSVFANVMMLGFAWQRGLVPVSEGALKQAILLNGVAVEKNARAFDLGRVLAHDPDAISSDEAPKAETLDEVITRRVAFLTDYQDAKYAERFEMRMAKLREALPEHLVMEAAKSLFRLMAYKDEYEVARLHTQTGFETRLKEEFEGDFKVNYHMAPPVLPLGKDARGRPNKVTLGTWMGPVMGRLAKMKGLRGGMLDPFRFSADRKLDRELIRWFEAVLDLVAAKYSEASHEACAALIAAPGDIRGYGPVREKAAENVQSKMRSHEATLRG, encoded by the coding sequence ATGACCAAAGCCAGCCACGAATTCAAAGGGTACGCCCTGTCAGATCGCTACGACAGAACGGAAGGCCGGGTGTTTTTGACCGGTACGCAGGCGTTGGCACGGATCATGTTTGATCAGGCGCGCCGAGATCGCGAAGCGGGTCTGAACACCGCGGGCTTTATCTCAGGTTATCGGGGCTCTCCGCTGGGTGGGTTGGATCTTGAGTTCTGGCGCGAAAAACAGCGGGTCAGCGACAACAACATCACCTTTATGCCCGCTGTGAACGAGGACCTTGGCGCGACGGCGGTGCTTGGTGCGCAACAAGCTGTGCTGGACCCGGACTGTGAGGTCGAGGGCGTGTTTTCCATGTGGTACGGCAAGGGGCCGGGGGTCGACAGGTCAGGCGATGCACTTAAGCACGGCAATGCGTATGGTTCCTCCGACAAGGGCGGCGTGCTGGTTGTGGCAGGCGACGACCACGGATGTGTTAGTTCATCTATGCCGCATCAGTCGGATGTGGCGTTTATGTCCTGGTTCATGCCAACCCTTAACCCGGCCAGCGTTGATGAATACCAGGCATTCGGTGAGTACGGGATCGCTTTGAGCCGCTTCACAGGCACCTGGGTCGGGTTCAAAGCCATTTCGGAGACGGTGGAGTCGGGGCGGTCCGTCGAGATCGTGCCGGACCGCAAATTCGTCCCTCCGGCATTTGATATGCCGCCCGGCGGGTTGCACGTTCGGCCGAGCGATTTGCCAAGCCCGGAAATCGAGACACGGATCGGGCATAAGCTGCGGGCGGTTGAGGCTTTTGTCGAGGCCAACCCGATTGACGAGCGGATTTACGATATTCCTGAGGCCCGTTTCGGGGTTGTCACGACTGGCAAAGGACACCTGGACCTCATGGAAGCGCTACGGCTTTTGGGGTTGGACGAAAACGCCTGTCGGCGGCTAGGGATCGACATCTACAAAGTCGGCATGGTCTGGCCGCTGGCGCGACGGGATGCCTTGGCCTTTGTGAGAGGCAAGACCGAGGTTCTGGTTGTCGAAGAAAAGCGTGGCATCATAGAAAGCCAGTTCAAAGAGTATTTCTATGACTGGCCGGGCGACAAACCTGAGAAGATGGTTGGCAAGCATCGCGCCGTGGGCGATCCGCTACTGCCCTGGACTGGCGAGCTAAGTCCCCTTCAACTTGTACCCGTTGTGGCCGAGCGTCTGCACCGGTTGTTTCCGGAAGAGCGTCTGCTTGAGAAAGCCAAGGCGCTCACAGAAGAAAAGCCACCGGTCCTGAATGTGGCCGGAGCGACAAGGACACCGTATTTCTGTTCCGGGTGTCCCCACAACACTTCCACCAAGGTTCCGGAGGGATCAAAGGCTCTGTCCGGCATTGGGTGTCACGTGATGGCGAGCTGGATGGACCGCAACACAGGCGGATACGCGCAGATGGGCGGCGAAGGTGTGCCCGTGGCGGTTGCGCAAAAATACAACGGCAAAAAACACGTTTTTCAAAACCTTGGAGAAGGTACGTGGTATCACTCCGGATCGCTGGCCATACGACAGGCCGTGGCGTCCGAAGCCAATATTACGTTCAAGGTCCTGTTCAACGATGCGGTGGCGATGACCGGCGGCCAACCTGTTGATGGGCCGGTGTCAGTACAGGGCATCATCTGGAACGCCCGCGCCGAAGGGGTGTCACGGATCGCGCTTGTGAGCGACGATATTGGCAAATTCACCAAATCGGATTTTCCTCCGGACACCTCATTTCACGACCGCAAAGATATGGACCCCGTGCAGCGCGAGTTGCGAGAGATAGAGGGCGTGACATTGCTCGTCTACGAGCAGACTTGTGCCACCGAGAAACGCCGGCGCCGCAAACGGGGCACAAAGGAAGACCCGGATACGTTTGCAGTCATCAACGAGTTGGTTTGCGAAGGATGCGGAGATTGTTCGGTTGAAAGCAACTGTCTGAGTGTTGAGCCCGTCGAAACGGAATTCGGCCGAAAGCGGAAAATCAACCTGAGCACCTGCAACAAAGACTTCTCTTGTCTGAACGGTTTTTGCCCGAGCTTTGTGACTGTGACCGGTGCCAAACGGCGCAAGAAGGATGGCAGTGATGTTGATCTGCCGGCGTTGCTTGCAGGCGTGCCGTCGCCAACGGTGCCGTCGCTTGACAAGCCGTTTGATCTCTTGGTGACCGGTGTCGGGGGTACCGGAGTTGTGACGGTTGGCGCGCTGATCACCATGGCGGCTCATTTGGAAGGTCTGGGTTCGTCGGTGTTGGACTTCACCGGATTTGCGCAGAAGTTTGGCACTGTACTCGGGTATGTGCGTCTGGCGTCTTCGCCTGAGGCCGTCAATCAGGTTCGGATCGAACAAGGTTCAGCGGATGCCGTGATCGGCTGTGACGTGGTGGTCAGCTCCGCGCCCAAGGCCTCCATGCATTATCGTAAGGGTGCGCAGGTGGTCCTCAATACAGCGTCTATGCCAACGGGTGATCTGGTTCTGAACCGCGATGCGGATCTTAAAATCGGAATCCGTGAACAGGTTATTCGCAAGGCCGTGGGCGCGGAAAACGTGCGTGCGATGGATGCCAACAAAATGGCTGAACGCCTGATGGGTGACAGCGTGTTTGCCAACGTGATGATGCTTGGTTTTGCTTGGCAGAGGGGGCTTGTGCCGGTGTCGGAAGGGGCGCTGAAACAGGCAATCCTGCTGAACGGCGTGGCCGTCGAAAAGAACGCGCGCGCCTTTGATCTGGGTCGTGTGCTGGCACATGATCCGGACGCAATTTCGTCGGATGAAGCCCCAAAAGCGGAGACTCTGGACGAGGTGATCACTCGTCGGGTGGCGTTTTTGACCGACTATCAGGATGCAAAATACGCAGAGCGGTTTGAAATGCGCATGGCCAAGCTTCGCGAAGCCTTGCCGGAACACTTGGTGATGGAAGCGGCGAAGTCTCTGTTTAGACTGATGGCGTATAAGGACGAGTACGAGGTTGCGCGCCTTCATACACAAACCGGATTTGAGACCCGGTTGAAAGAAGAATTCGAAGGTGATTTCAAGGTGAACTATCACATGGCACCGCCAGTCCTGCCACTTGGGAAGGACGCGCGCGGGCGCCCGAACAAGGTGACCTTGGGCACCTGGATGGGACCTGTGATGGGGAGATTGGCCAAAATGAAAGGGCTGCGCGGCGGAATGTTGGATCCGTTCCGGTTCTCAGCGGACCGCAAATTGGATCGCGAACTTATCCGCTGGTTTGAGGCGGTTCTGGACCTCGTTGCAGCGAAGTACAGCGAAGCAAGTCACGAAGCCTGCGCGGCTCTGATTGCTGCCCCGGGCGATATCCGCGGATATGGTCCAGTCAGGGAAAAGGCCGCAGAAAACGTTCAATCCAAAATGCGTTCCCACGAGGCGACGTTGCGGGGGTGA
- a CDS encoding Lrp/AsnC family transcriptional regulator has protein sequence MNLDAKDRQLLSLLQKDCRASNADLAEQVGMSTSACWRRIRAFEEAGLIAGYGARLRPEKLGLAFHAIVHVQLTRHDPAHLKRFIEAMSSRDEVEECYATTGSADYHMRVRCTDIDAYNRFMEDFLFPLAAVSSAQTNVILRNIKS, from the coding sequence ATGAACCTTGACGCCAAAGATCGCCAACTCCTCTCCCTCCTGCAAAAGGACTGCCGCGCCTCCAACGCTGACTTGGCCGAACAGGTTGGCATGTCCACTTCGGCTTGCTGGCGCCGCATTCGCGCATTCGAAGAGGCCGGTCTGATCGCCGGGTATGGCGCGCGTCTGAGACCCGAAAAACTTGGTCTGGCATTCCATGCCATTGTGCACGTTCAACTCACGCGTCACGACCCGGCCCATCTAAAACGGTTCATCGAGGCCATGTCGTCGCGCGACGAGGTCGAGGAGTGTTACGCCACAACCGGCTCAGCCGATTACCACATGCGTGTGCGATGCACCGACATCGACGCATACAACCGCTTCATGGAGGACTTTCTCTTCCCGCTTGCTGCGGTAAGTTCGGCACAGACCAACGTTATTCTGCGCAATATCAAAAGCTAA
- the aroQ gene encoding type II 3-dehydroquinate dehydratase, which translates to MSKTIYILNGPNLNLLGKREPDLYGHDTLADVETACANLGNEFGFSVNLMQSNHEGEIVEMIHDAREHAAGIIINPAAYTHTSVAILDALQAFEGPVLEVHISNVYKREAFRHHSYVSQRADGVIAGFGVEGYSLAMRRMASLLA; encoded by the coding sequence ATGAGCAAGACGATCTACATCCTGAATGGCCCGAACCTGAACCTTTTGGGGAAGCGGGAACCGGACCTATATGGCCATGACACATTGGCAGATGTGGAAACTGCCTGCGCCAACCTGGGCAACGAATTCGGGTTTTCGGTGAATTTGATGCAATCAAACCACGAAGGCGAGATCGTGGAAATGATCCACGATGCCCGCGAGCACGCCGCGGGCATTATCATCAATCCGGCGGCCTATACACACACCTCGGTTGCAATACTGGATGCCCTTCAAGCGTTCGAAGGCCCCGTGCTCGAGGTCCACATTTCCAACGTCTACAAACGCGAAGCCTTCCGGCACCATTCCTATGTCAGCCAACGGGCTGATGGGGTGATCGCTGGCTTTGGCGTCGAAGGCTATTCCCTGGCCATGCGTCGCATGGCGTCTTTGCTGGCCTGA
- a CDS encoding Tex family protein — translation MSEQVTSRISRTIAGEIGASASQVGAAVGLLDEGATVPFVARYRKEVTGGLDDTQLRTLADRLGYLRELEARRETVTASITDQGKMTDDLAKAIFGAETKAALEDIYLPYKPKRRTKAMIARENGLAPLAEAILADRSADPQTLALDYLSESVADVKAALDGARDIVAEGLTENAALLGELRSFLQNDAFISAKVIPGQEQSGAKFSDYFDHTEAWSKVPSHRALAMMRASNEGVITLDIGPEPEGGKERAEAMVASYLDTRTEGAGDQWLRKIAGWTWRVKLSLTMTVDLMSELRQRAQEDAIQVFARNLKDLLLAAPAGAKATLGLDPGIRTGVKAAVVDATGKVLDTATLYPFQPKMDVRGAEAAILGLVAKHNIELIAIGNGTASRETEKLVGDTLKLLPKGVKAPTKVVVSEAGASVYSASELAAREFPDLDVSLRGAVSIARRLQDPLAELVKIEPKSIGVGQYQHDVDQHRLGKSLEAVVEDAVNAVGVDLNTASAPLLAHVSGLGPSLADAIVAHRDENGAFGSRKALLDVSRLGPSAFEQCAGFLRISGGDEPLDASSVHPEAYDVARKIVAACGRDVRSLMGDAAALKRVRAEDFVSDRFGLPTVRDILGELEKPGRDPRPTFKTATFADGVEEISDLKPGMVLEGTVTNVAAFGAFVDVGVHQDGLVHVSQLADRFVKDPHEVVKAGDVVKVTVVEVDAPRKRIGLSMRKDGGASAKQDRNSRGGIERGRGGPKGGGPRGGGRPQGGKPKADNANGALGAALLDAMKKR, via the coding sequence ATGAGCGAGCAGGTCACATCCCGGATATCCAGAACCATTGCGGGCGAAATTGGAGCGTCTGCGTCTCAGGTGGGAGCGGCCGTTGGTTTGCTGGACGAAGGCGCAACTGTGCCGTTTGTCGCGCGTTACCGCAAAGAGGTGACCGGTGGTCTGGACGACACTCAATTGCGGACTTTGGCAGACCGTTTGGGGTACTTGCGGGAGCTTGAAGCACGGCGGGAGACGGTTACTGCGTCGATCACCGATCAGGGCAAGATGACTGACGATCTCGCCAAGGCGATTTTCGGTGCGGAAACGAAGGCGGCGTTGGAAGACATCTATCTCCCGTACAAGCCGAAACGCCGGACCAAGGCGATGATCGCGCGTGAAAACGGTTTGGCACCCCTTGCAGAGGCTATTCTGGCGGACCGTTCGGCTGATCCGCAGACATTGGCACTTGATTATCTTTCGGAATCTGTTGCGGACGTGAAGGCGGCGCTGGATGGAGCCCGCGATATTGTCGCGGAGGGGTTGACCGAGAACGCAGCGCTGTTGGGAGAGTTGCGGAGTTTCCTGCAAAACGACGCATTCATTTCCGCAAAAGTCATTCCGGGGCAAGAGCAATCCGGCGCGAAGTTTTCTGACTATTTCGACCATACCGAGGCTTGGTCCAAAGTGCCCAGTCACCGTGCATTGGCGATGATGCGGGCAAGCAATGAGGGCGTGATCACTCTGGATATCGGTCCCGAGCCGGAAGGTGGCAAGGAGCGCGCAGAAGCCATGGTGGCCAGTTATCTGGATACGCGCACGGAAGGTGCAGGTGATCAGTGGTTGCGGAAGATCGCGGGCTGGACATGGCGGGTAAAACTGAGCCTTACAATGACCGTGGATTTGATGAGCGAATTGCGACAGCGGGCACAAGAGGACGCAATTCAGGTCTTTGCGCGCAATCTGAAGGACCTGCTGCTGGCTGCGCCTGCGGGTGCGAAGGCGACGCTTGGTCTTGATCCCGGCATTCGCACCGGCGTGAAGGCGGCGGTTGTGGATGCGACAGGCAAAGTACTGGACACCGCGACGCTGTATCCGTTCCAACCAAAGATGGACGTGCGTGGAGCGGAAGCCGCAATTTTGGGCTTGGTCGCGAAACACAACATCGAGCTGATTGCGATTGGCAACGGCACCGCAAGTCGGGAAACGGAGAAGCTTGTCGGTGATACGCTGAAGCTTTTGCCAAAGGGTGTAAAGGCGCCGACCAAGGTTGTGGTCAGCGAGGCCGGAGCGTCGGTTTATTCGGCTTCCGAACTGGCGGCCCGAGAGTTCCCCGATCTGGACGTTAGCTTGCGTGGCGCAGTTTCGATTGCTCGGCGACTCCAAGATCCTCTGGCGGAACTGGTCAAGATCGAGCCCAAGTCGATTGGCGTGGGGCAATACCAGCATGATGTGGACCAGCACCGTCTGGGCAAGTCGCTTGAAGCAGTTGTCGAAGACGCTGTGAACGCTGTTGGTGTGGATCTCAATACAGCGTCCGCTCCGCTTTTGGCGCATGTTTCCGGACTCGGACCATCCCTGGCCGACGCAATTGTGGCCCACCGTGATGAGAACGGCGCCTTCGGTTCTCGGAAAGCGCTGCTGGATGTTTCGCGACTGGGGCCATCAGCATTTGAGCAATGTGCGGGCTTCCTGCGAATTTCTGGAGGGGACGAACCGCTCGACGCGAGTTCTGTTCACCCGGAGGCCTATGACGTTGCCCGCAAGATTGTTGCAGCCTGCGGTCGTGACGTGCGCTCGTTGATGGGCGATGCAGCGGCGCTCAAGCGGGTGCGAGCAGAGGACTTTGTGTCCGACCGGTTCGGATTGCCGACTGTGCGTGACATTCTGGGCGAGCTTGAGAAACCCGGAAGGGACCCGCGCCCGACTTTCAAGACAGCTACATTCGCCGACGGCGTTGAAGAAATATCGGACTTAAAACCGGGGATGGTTTTGGAAGGCACGGTGACCAATGTTGCCGCTTTTGGAGCCTTTGTGGATGTGGGGGTTCATCAGGACGGATTGGTGCACGTCAGTCAGTTGGCAGACCGTTTCGTCAAAGACCCTCATGAAGTTGTGAAGGCGGGCGATGTTGTAAAGGTTACCGTTGTTGAGGTGGACGCGCCGCGCAAACGGATCGGGCTGAGCATGCGCAAGGATGGCGGGGCATCGGCAAAGCAGGACCGAAATTCCCGTGGCGGTATTGAACGCGGTCGAGGTGGACCAAAAGGTGGCGGCCCGCGGGGTGGTGGACGTCCGCAGGGCGGCAAACCTAAAGCGGACAACGCCAATGGTGCGTTGGGCGCAGCCTTGTTGGATGCGATGAAAAAACGCTGA